A stretch of Fusarium poae strain DAOMC 252244 chromosome 2, whole genome shotgun sequence DNA encodes these proteins:
- a CDS encoding hypothetical protein (TransMembrane:1 (i212-232o)) — MSNFETPSSALQASAEKYPNRAVLKIPNQSPEGLVFKDVTFTQFRKDVELSARYWKNRISQVGAKDRAVVGVWLKGYSYSDAVHIWGLSWAGYIPQLISLRMTDPTVVYELLETGQAVALVYEPDFELMLQNAPLPIFPRGDDCLEGSLEELSPGAPWQPAKPDDVLFIYHTSGSTSGIPKLVPDTAKWVDHIIRKSGTWEARCNMSRERMISLQIGSFCHMAASFILWFAVREGSCVILPSVFPQPISEIKYFLDEHGLSNLCLFPPFMSAIIRQARKDPSLLASLKKADCVGSGGLDPDPADVAWGRSQGLHMPNILGSTELGMPMQSDARENTDYLLLLSGSKYEFIPIGDSLESGEPLLELVCLPESPDCPVPSLCATDGKFYSGDLFIEPSPGKYLCKGRNDNWIKMKSALRCDTASIEFNVMETCGDDLVNAVVVVGVGRPCPTIMVEPKSNSIMNPREVDDSDSVEKLKREILKRIEPFHKRRYEHERVGDTRYIIVVPQGSLPRTITKGNVRRKEVEKMYVSTLDTLYAV, encoded by the exons ATGAGCAACTTCGAAACTCCATCATCAGCTCTTCAAGCAAGCGCAGAGAAGTACCCCAATCGCGCTGTGCTGAAGATACCAAACCAATCACCTGAAGGATTAGTCTTCAAGGACGTCACTTTCACTCAGTTCAGAAAGGATGTTGAGTTATCTGCAAGATATTGGAAGAATCGGATTTCTCAAGTAGGAGCCAAGGACAGGGCGGTTGTTGGTGTCTG GCTCAAAGGCTATTCTTACTCTGATGCAGTCCACATCTGGGGCCTGAGCTGGGCAGGCTACATCCCTCAGTTGATTTCCCTCCGGATGACTGACCCGACTGTCGTCTATGAGctactggaaactggccaggCAGTGGCTTTGGTCTATGAACCAGACTTTGAATTGATGCTTCAGAATGCACCCTTGCCAATCTTCCCTCGAGGTGATGACTGTCTGGAAGGGAGCCTAGAAGAGTTGTCCCCTGGGGCTCCTTGGCAACCTGCCAAGCCTGACGACGTACTGTTTATCTATCATACTTCTGGATCGACCTCAGGTATCCCAAAGCTTGTGCCAGACACGGCAAAATGGGTAGACCACATCATTCGAAAGTCTGGAACCTGGGAAGCCAGATGCAACATGTCCAGAGAACGTATGATTAGCTTGCAAAT CGGGAGCTTCTGCCATATGGCCGCATCTTTCATCTTGTGGTTCGCGGTGAGAGAAGGCTCTTGTGTCATCTTACCAAGTGTATTTCCCCAGCCCATCTCCGAGATCAAGTATTTCCTCGATGAGCACGGTTTATCTAACCTATGTCTTTTCCCACCCTTCATGTCCGCTATCATCCGGCAGGCTCGAAAAGACCCATCCCTCCTTGCATCACTGAAGAAGGCAGATTGCGTGGGTTCTGGAGGGTTGGATCCAGACCCCGCAGACGTAGCCTGGGGACGAAGCCAGGGCCTTCACATGCCTAATATCCTTGGATCTACGGAGCTTGGTATGCCTATGCAATCTGACGCTCGGGAGAATACCGACTACCTACTGCTATTGTCCGGTAGTAAATATGAGTTTATTCCCATAGGAGACAGTCTGGAGTCAGGTGAGCCACTACTGGAGCTAGTGTGTCTTCCCGAGTCACCAGATTGTCCGGTTCCTAGTCTTTGCGCTACCGATGGCAAATTCTACTCGGGAGACTTGTTTATCGAGCCTTCACCTGGTAAGTACTTGTGTAAAGGTCGGAACGACAACTGGATCAAAATGAAGTCGGCCCTCCGATGTGACACCGCCTCTATCGAGTTCAATGTCATGGAGACTTGTGGCGACGATTTGGTCAATGCTGTTGTCGTGGTAGGTGTGGGACGACCCTGCCCGACTATCATGGTCGAGCCGAAGAGCAATTCAATCATGAACCCTAGGGAAGTTGATGACTCGGACTCAGtggagaagctgaagagggAAATATTGAAGAGGATCGAGCCATTTCACAAGAGGCGATATGAGCATGAAAGGGTGGGTGACACAAGGTACATCATCGTTGTTCCCCAAGGATCCCTGCCTCGGACTATCACTAAGGGAAATGTGCGCCGAAAAGAGGTTGAGAAAATGTATGTGTCAACTTTAGATACTTTATACGCGGTGTGA